One window of Mesorhizobium loti R88b genomic DNA carries:
- the scpB gene encoding SMC-Scp complex subunit ScpB produces MSEASARRKSNDQPALLDTELDHLPPELRWREWMGRVEAVIFAANEPVTRSVLARVVGRNCNIELVIDDIRAELAGRPYELVAVAGGWQHRTKKIFGDAIRAAFGTAAGEGAKELSQAEALVLMCIAYFQPITRGELSSFFGKEVSRDLIGVLRGQDLIASGPRSPQPGAPYTYVTTKTFLSQFGLDTLRQLPEFEALEDAGLLSKEKLLAGDIVPGFSSNHRNAHPEIED; encoded by the coding sequence ATGAGCGAAGCCTCTGCCCGCCGCAAGTCGAACGATCAGCCGGCGCTGCTTGACACCGAGCTCGATCACCTGCCGCCAGAACTGCGCTGGCGTGAGTGGATGGGCCGGGTGGAGGCGGTGATCTTTGCGGCAAATGAACCAGTGACACGCAGTGTCCTCGCGCGGGTGGTGGGAAGGAATTGCAATATCGAGCTGGTCATCGACGACATCCGCGCCGAGCTCGCCGGCCGCCCCTATGAACTGGTCGCGGTCGCTGGCGGCTGGCAGCACCGGACCAAGAAAATTTTTGGCGACGCCATCCGCGCCGCCTTCGGCACGGCAGCGGGCGAGGGGGCAAAAGAACTGTCGCAGGCGGAGGCACTGGTTTTGATGTGCATTGCCTATTTCCAGCCGATCACGCGCGGCGAGCTGTCTAGCTTTTTCGGCAAGGAGGTGTCGCGCGACCTGATCGGCGTGCTGCGGGGGCAGGACCTCATCGCCTCGGGGCCGCGCTCGCCGCAGCCGGGCGCGCCATACACCTATGTAACGACGAAGACTTTCCTGTCGCAGTTCGGGCTCGACACGCTGCGCCAGCTGCCCGAATTCGAGGCACTGGAGGATGCAGGCCTGCTGTCGAAGGAGAAGCTGCTGGCCGGCGACATCGTGCCGGGGTTTTCTTCCAACCATCGAAACGCCCACCCAGAGATCGAGGATTGA
- a CDS encoding DUF1403 family protein → MIRLDPATASSGAPPSVPAWAITSAGAPSDGAAAFRAGAALGVLDTLARAQPAWAGVWRQRLALSCAAASMRLAGRAEDAAALRDAWYLRPAGADSGPAGTIFGAWRQLAGQPPVATPDRLEKILDQLGFHWESAALADLCRDIENLARSQRPAPFAAAAIVAHVVAMRPDAELFGWWLADLVLAQSLGWPQPLPLLMAQAFGPAFRPDGGGKRIRPGDKNFERAVCVALVHAAADACRLATELSRRAAKLLAVAPKLRSKGAGEVVFLLFNEDAVSGSLTTKNLSRFASRRLFERLQQLEAVRELSDRPTFRLFGL, encoded by the coding sequence ATGATTCGCCTTGATCCCGCGACCGCCAGCTCGGGTGCGCCGCCCTCCGTTCCGGCTTGGGCGATCACAAGCGCCGGCGCGCCGAGCGACGGCGCCGCCGCCTTCCGGGCCGGCGCCGCCCTGGGTGTCCTCGACACGCTCGCCCGCGCACAGCCTGCCTGGGCCGGCGTTTGGCGGCAGCGGCTGGCGCTGAGCTGCGCCGCCGCCAGCATGCGGCTCGCCGGCCGCGCCGAGGACGCGGCCGCCTTGCGCGACGCCTGGTATCTGCGCCCAGCCGGGGCCGACTCCGGACCCGCGGGCACCATCTTTGGCGCCTGGCGGCAGTTGGCCGGACAGCCGCCCGTCGCTACCCCTGACCGGCTCGAAAAGATACTCGACCAGCTCGGGTTCCATTGGGAGAGCGCGGCGCTCGCCGACCTCTGTAGGGACATTGAAAACCTGGCGCGGTCGCAGCGACCGGCGCCGTTCGCCGCCGCGGCGATCGTCGCTCACGTCGTCGCCATGAGGCCCGATGCCGAGCTTTTTGGTTGGTGGCTCGCCGACCTAGTGCTGGCGCAAAGCCTGGGGTGGCCGCAGCCCCTGCCGCTGCTGATGGCTCAGGCCTTTGGTCCGGCTTTTCGCCCCGACGGCGGCGGCAAACGCATCCGGCCAGGGGACAAGAATTTTGAGCGGGCGGTCTGCGTCGCGCTGGTTCACGCTGCGGCCGATGCCTGCCGGCTGGCCACCGAGTTGTCGCGCCGCGCCGCAAAACTCCTGGCGGTGGCGCCGAAATTGCGCTCCAAAGGCGCCGGCGAGGTGGTCTTCCTGCTGTTCAACGAAGACGCCGTCTCTGGATCGCTGACGACGAAGAATCTGTCGCGCTTTGCATCCCGGCGGCTGTTCGAGCGGCTGCAGCAACTGGAGGCCGTGCGCGAGCTCTCCGACCGTCCCACCTTCCGGCTGTTTGGACTCTAG
- a CDS encoding DUF2604 domain-containing protein — protein sequence MSKDSGKGDHGGGPGKIEITVVVNGQPTQVEANPNQPLHVVRAKALENTQNVAQPAENWEFKDEAGNLLDVDKKVGDFGFANIVTLFLSLKAGVAGA from the coding sequence ATGTCGAAGGATTCGGGTAAGGGCGATCACGGCGGCGGGCCAGGCAAGATCGAGATCACGGTGGTGGTGAACGGCCAGCCCACGCAGGTCGAAGCCAATCCCAACCAGCCGCTTCACGTCGTTCGTGCCAAAGCCCTTGAGAACACGCAGAACGTCGCCCAGCCGGCCGAGAATTGGGAATTCAAGGATGAGGCCGGCAACCTGCTCGACGTGGACAAAAAAGTTGGCGATTTCGGTTTCGCGAACATTGTGACCCTGTTCCTCAGCCTGAAGGCGGGTGTAGCAGGTGCCTGA
- a CDS encoding putative metal-binding protein — translation MPEIQTVDPAVSRAKFDRQIGWFQTQAGAYRAQGCFLIEARFPTAFFIFAPPKIRPQIIGAAVEIDFSNYDLRPPSVVFVDPFTRRPVARKDLLLSMLRRPHLPGTPPGMISVLMQQKALSLSDFLQANSAEHTPFLCMAGVREYHDNPAHSGDSWLLHRGSGEGCLAFILDKIIKYGTGPVEQIQYQFQISVGAMVVPPSAIPE, via the coding sequence GTGCCTGAAATCCAGACTGTGGACCCTGCGGTCTCGCGAGCGAAATTCGATCGGCAGATCGGCTGGTTCCAAACGCAAGCGGGCGCTTACCGGGCTCAGGGTTGTTTCCTGATCGAGGCGAGATTCCCTACTGCCTTCTTCATCTTCGCACCGCCCAAGATAAGGCCACAGATAATCGGTGCAGCTGTCGAGATCGACTTCTCCAATTACGACCTCCGACCTCCGTCGGTAGTCTTCGTCGACCCCTTTACCCGCCGGCCGGTTGCCCGCAAGGATTTACTGCTAAGTATGCTCAGACGACCGCATCTACCCGGAACCCCACCGGGTATGATTTCGGTCCTCATGCAGCAGAAAGCTCTGTCGCTATCGGACTTCCTCCAGGCCAACAGTGCGGAACATACGCCATTCCTGTGCATGGCAGGCGTCCGGGAATACCACGACAATCCAGCCCATTCAGGTGACTCATGGCTTCTCCACCGGGGTTCTGGCGAAGGCTGTTTGGCCTTTATCCTGGACAAGATCATCAAGTACGGGACCGGCCCCGTGGAGCAGATACAGTATCAGTTCCAAATCTCAGTGGGAGCGATGGTAGTACCCCCATCCGCCATCCCGGAATGA
- a CDS encoding Mov34/MPN/PAD-1 family protein: MDVTTVTLPRHCISTVHAHLRSVGREGNEGMALWVGVQQDQHFAVTETVIPAQRHIRTGDGVCVMVPAEELHRLNVWLYNSGLKLLAQIHSHPGRAYHSTTDDAYAVATTVGCLSLVVPNFAREPFDFARVAAYRLDGKANWNALPSAALSRMITITS; this comes from the coding sequence ATGGATGTAACGACCGTGACGCTCCCGCGCCACTGCATCTCGACTGTGCATGCGCATCTGCGCTCGGTTGGTCGCGAAGGCAATGAGGGGATGGCGCTCTGGGTCGGCGTTCAGCAAGACCAGCATTTTGCCGTAACAGAGACCGTTATCCCGGCGCAGCGTCACATTCGGACGGGCGATGGTGTTTGCGTGATGGTTCCGGCCGAGGAACTGCACCGGCTTAATGTCTGGCTCTACAATAGCGGCCTGAAACTCTTGGCCCAGATCCATAGCCATCCGGGCCGAGCCTACCATTCGACGACCGACGATGCTTATGCGGTTGCTACCACGGTTGGGTGTCTGTCGCTGGTAGTGCCGAATTTCGCCCGCGAGCCTTTCGATTTTGCTCGAGTCGCCGCCTATCGGCTCGACGGAAAAGCCAACTGGAATGCGCTCCCTTCCGCGGCACTGTCGCGAATGATCACAATAACGAGTTGA